From a single Prosthecobacter sp. genomic region:
- the dapA gene encoding 4-hydroxy-tetrahydrodipicolinate synthase, which yields MFAGTHTAIVTPFKNGQIDEAALKSIVDFQFDNGVSGIVPCGTTGESPTLDYDEHERVVKLSVEFAKGRGIVMAGTGSNSTREAIELTQEAEAAGATASLQVAPYYNKPTPEGLYQHFKAIADNTKLPLMLYSIPGRCGIEIGLDVLVRLAENCPNIRSIKEAGGNPERVSQMKQVLPADFEILSGDDGLTLPFMSVGAVGIVSVAGNLIPKPLSEMVQLALKGDYTAALKIHTRYYPLFAAFLKLATNPIPIKTAMALAGHCTDELRLPLVGMEKEKVAELTATLKKLGIIK from the coding sequence ATGTTCGCAGGCACCCACACCGCAATCGTCACCCCCTTCAAAAACGGCCAAATCGACGAGGCCGCGCTCAAATCCATCGTCGATTTCCAGTTCGACAACGGTGTGTCCGGCATCGTGCCTTGCGGCACCACGGGGGAATCGCCCACGCTCGATTACGACGAGCATGAGCGCGTCGTGAAACTCAGCGTCGAGTTCGCCAAAGGCCGCGGCATCGTCATGGCGGGCACGGGATCGAACTCCACGCGTGAAGCCATCGAACTCACCCAAGAAGCCGAGGCAGCCGGCGCCACCGCATCTCTCCAGGTCGCCCCTTATTACAACAAGCCGACGCCTGAAGGCCTGTATCAGCATTTCAAGGCCATCGCAGACAACACGAAGCTGCCGCTCATGCTGTACAGCATCCCCGGCCGCTGCGGCATCGAGATCGGTCTCGATGTGCTCGTGCGCCTCGCGGAGAATTGCCCGAACATCCGCTCCATCAAGGAAGCCGGCGGCAATCCCGAACGCGTCAGCCAGATGAAGCAAGTGCTTCCCGCTGATTTCGAGATTCTCTCCGGCGATGACGGTCTTACCCTGCCCTTCATGTCTGTGGGCGCGGTCGGCATCGTCAGCGTGGCAGGCAACTTGATCCCGAAACCACTCAGCGAGATGGTGCAGCTCGCCCTGAAGGGCGATTACACCGCCGCGTTGAAGATCCACACACGCTACTACCCGCTCTTCGCCGCGTTCCTGAAACTCGCCACCAACCCCATCCCGATCAAAACGGCGATGGCCCTTGCTGGACATTGCACGGACGAGTTGCGCCTGCCGCTCGTCGGCATGGAGAAGGAAAAAGTGGCCGAACTGACCGCCACGCTGAAAAAGCTGGGCATCATCAAGTAA
- the dapF gene encoding diaminopimelate epimerase, whose product MTLSFTKMNGAGNDFVMLDNRDLSLALTKDQIKRLCDRHRGIGADGLLAVEPATNGGDFKMRYYNADGGEAEMCGNGARCFGRFVNHLHGDKLVKIQFETLAGMISAEFEGDQVRINMSAPHNLKLAQNLPVVDTNLTVHSINTGVPHAIVFVEDLESVPVHEWGAGLRYHEAFKPKGTNANFAKVVSPGSISIRTYERGVEGETLACGTGMVACALIHHELTGAASPVSVLVKGGDTLKVGFEEPSKSEYTNVTLFGPADFVFQGTVQL is encoded by the coding sequence ATGACACTCTCCTTCACCAAAATGAACGGGGCCGGCAATGACTTCGTCATGCTGGACAATCGCGATCTCAGCCTCGCGCTGACCAAAGACCAAATCAAACGCCTTTGTGATCGTCATCGCGGCATCGGTGCCGATGGTTTGCTCGCCGTCGAACCCGCAACGAACGGCGGCGATTTCAAAATGCGCTACTACAACGCCGACGGCGGCGAGGCCGAGATGTGCGGCAATGGCGCGCGTTGTTTCGGTCGTTTCGTCAATCATCTGCACGGTGACAAGCTGGTAAAAATCCAGTTTGAGACCCTCGCTGGCATGATCTCCGCCGAATTCGAGGGCGATCAGGTGCGCATCAACATGAGCGCCCCGCACAACCTCAAACTCGCGCAAAACCTGCCTGTGGTTGACACCAATCTCACCGTCCACAGTATCAACACCGGCGTTCCGCATGCCATCGTGTTCGTGGAAGATCTCGAAAGCGTGCCCGTGCACGAATGGGGTGCCGGTCTGCGCTATCACGAAGCCTTCAAGCCCAAAGGTACCAACGCCAACTTCGCTAAAGTCGTCTCTCCCGGCAGCATCTCCATCCGCACCTATGAACGCGGGGTGGAAGGTGAAACCCTCGCCTGCGGCACCGGCATGGTCGCCTGCGCCTTGATTCATCACGAACTCACCGGCGCTGCCAGCCCTGTAAGTGTCCTCGTCAAAGGCGGTGACACACTCAAAGTCGGCTTTGAGGAGCCATCGAAGAGCGAATACACAAATGTAACCCTGTTCGGCCCGGCAGATTTCGTTTTCCAAGGAACCGTTCAACTCTAA
- the trpA gene encoding tryptophan synthase subunit alpha produces MSAPANRIDARFAQLRTSKKKAFVAYVCAGDPTLDATIDIVLALERAGVDIVELGVPFSDPLADGVVNQMAADRALKAGASMSGVLEMIRKLRTKSQVPLVLFTYLNPVYTYGYERFHIDAAAAGADGVLVLDLPPDEAAQNAELKPTAELRHIQLIAPTSPPERIASIAKSAEGFVYYVSRLGVTGAQAEIATGIAEQVAIIKSATEVPVCVGFGVSNPAQAAEIASKADGVVVGSAIVKLIEQNGSSPDCAVKVEAFVKPLVDAVHSL; encoded by the coding sequence ATGTCCGCCCCAGCCAACCGCATCGACGCCCGTTTTGCCCAGCTTCGCACTTCGAAGAAGAAGGCATTCGTGGCCTATGTCTGCGCCGGTGATCCCACGCTCGATGCCACCATCGACATCGTGCTCGCGCTGGAACGTGCCGGAGTCGATATTGTCGAACTTGGCGTACCCTTTTCCGATCCGCTGGCCGATGGCGTGGTGAATCAAATGGCCGCCGACCGCGCGTTGAAGGCCGGAGCCTCCATGTCCGGCGTTTTGGAGATGATCCGAAAGCTCCGCACCAAGTCTCAAGTGCCGCTGGTGCTCTTCACTTACCTCAATCCCGTCTATACCTACGGCTACGAGCGATTCCACATCGACGCGGCTGCCGCCGGGGCCGATGGCGTGCTCGTTTTGGATCTCCCGCCCGATGAAGCGGCCCAAAACGCCGAACTCAAGCCCACCGCCGAGTTGCGTCATATCCAGCTCATCGCACCAACCTCGCCGCCGGAGCGCATCGCCAGCATCGCTAAGAGCGCCGAGGGTTTTGTGTATTATGTGAGCCGTCTCGGCGTCACCGGAGCGCAGGCGGAGATCGCCACCGGCATCGCCGAGCAGGTCGCCATCATCAAATCGGCCACTGAAGTGCCCGTCTGCGTCGGTTTCGGTGTCTCGAATCCTGCCCAAGCCGCCGAAATCGCGAGCAAGGCCGATGGAGTTGTCGTTGGCAGCGCTATCGTAAAGTTGATCGAACAAAACGGCTCCAGTCCCGATTGCGCTGTGAAAGTCGAAGCCTTCGTCAAACCGCTCGTGGATGCCGTCCATTCCCTCTGA
- the rfaD gene encoding ADP-glyceromanno-heptose 6-epimerase has protein sequence MNNTESRILITGGAGFIGSALVWELNRRGCENIVVCDRLSTDEKWKNLVPLKFADYIDGNDLLQRVLNAPEKLGRFDLVLHLGACSATTERDADYLMRNNYEFTKQLCQWSLANQTRFVYASSAATYGDGAHGMDDQMPDIHALRPLNMYGYSKHLFDLHAKREGWLPNIVGLKYFNVYGPNEDHKADMRSLVHKACGQILATGKVQLFKSHRPDYKDGEQMRDFLYVKDAIRMTLHLAETPSAGGLFNLGSGEAHTWVELTTAIFTALGKEPNIEFIDMPEHLQSKYQYYTCADIAKLRASGFTTEITPLTEAVRDYVQGYLVPDRRLGDEAS, from the coding sequence ATGAACAACACGGAAAGTCGCATCCTCATCACCGGCGGAGCCGGATTCATCGGCAGCGCCCTCGTTTGGGAGCTGAACCGCCGGGGCTGCGAAAACATCGTCGTCTGTGATCGCCTCAGCACCGACGAGAAGTGGAAAAACCTCGTTCCGCTCAAATTCGCCGACTACATCGACGGTAACGACCTGCTTCAACGCGTGCTGAATGCCCCCGAGAAACTTGGCCGCTTCGACCTCGTGCTCCACCTCGGTGCCTGCTCCGCCACCACGGAACGTGACGCCGATTACCTGATGCGGAACAACTACGAGTTCACCAAGCAACTCTGCCAGTGGTCGCTCGCGAACCAGACCCGTTTTGTCTATGCCTCATCCGCAGCGACTTACGGCGACGGTGCCCACGGCATGGACGATCAAATGCCCGACATCCACGCGCTGCGCCCGCTGAACATGTACGGCTACTCGAAGCACCTCTTTGACCTCCACGCCAAGCGTGAAGGCTGGCTCCCAAACATCGTCGGCCTCAAGTATTTCAACGTCTATGGCCCCAACGAAGACCACAAGGCCGACATGCGCAGCCTCGTCCACAAGGCCTGCGGCCAAATCCTCGCCACCGGCAAAGTCCAGCTCTTCAAATCCCACCGCCCCGACTACAAGGACGGCGAGCAGATGCGCGACTTCCTCTACGTGAAGGACGCCATCCGCATGACCCTCCACCTCGCGGAGACGCCCAGCGCAGGCGGCCTTTTCAATCTCGGCTCCGGTGAAGCCCACACTTGGGTCGAACTTACCACCGCCATCTTCACCGCCCTCGGTAAGGAGCCAAATATCGAGTTCATCGACATGCCCGAGCATCTCCAGTCGAAGTATCAATACTACACCTGCGCCGACATCGCCAAACTCCGCGCCTCCGGTTTCACCACCGAAATCACCCCTCTGACCGAAGCCGTCCGCGACTATGTTCAGGGCTATTTGGTGCCAGATCGACGACTCGGAGACGAAGCATCTTAA
- a CDS encoding thiamine pyrophosphate-dependent enzyme, with protein MALAPSINCAETDLTADFRDQFLLTYQHMLLARVLEEKLGSLYRAGGRIVGGVYIGKGQEAFSAALGVQLRKGSDIYGPLIRDQAGRIAYGEPILDCVRTYLGTITGPMRGRDGNIHRGRPKEGLLAMISHLGSLLSVVAGGLFARRQAGTLGDSIGATSIGDGGTSTGAFHEGLNMAAVEKLPIIVSIANNQYAYSTPNTRQYACENLVDRAAGYGIEGVSVDATDLASCLKAFRAAVARARSGGGPQMIVGTLLRLAGHGEHDDASYIPDKARQGTSARDCLAVAEKFALDHGWMNSTDLRELNEEVRLNVDQTISKVSNEPAPDPFKENWQALSSADLVEGQHEA; from the coding sequence GTGGCACTTGCTCCATCGATCAACTGCGCCGAAACCGACCTGACGGCCGATTTTCGCGACCAATTCCTCCTCACTTACCAGCACATGCTGCTGGCCAGAGTGCTGGAGGAGAAGCTCGGATCGCTCTATCGAGCTGGCGGGCGCATCGTCGGCGGGGTGTATATCGGAAAAGGCCAGGAGGCGTTCAGTGCCGCGCTCGGGGTGCAGCTTCGCAAGGGTTCGGACATCTATGGTCCGCTGATTCGTGACCAGGCGGGCCGGATCGCCTATGGGGAGCCGATTCTCGATTGTGTACGGACTTATCTGGGCACCATCACGGGTCCGATGCGCGGACGTGACGGCAATATCCATCGTGGTCGCCCGAAAGAAGGCCTGCTGGCGATGATCAGCCACCTCGGCAGTCTGCTGTCAGTCGTGGCCGGTGGGTTGTTCGCACGTCGGCAGGCTGGAACGCTGGGGGACAGCATTGGCGCCACCAGCATCGGTGACGGCGGCACTTCCACGGGTGCTTTTCATGAAGGTCTGAACATGGCGGCGGTGGAAAAGCTGCCCATCATCGTCAGCATTGCGAACAATCAATACGCCTACTCCACGCCCAACACGCGCCAGTACGCCTGCGAGAATCTCGTGGATCGCGCCGCAGGCTACGGCATCGAAGGTGTCAGCGTGGACGCCACGGACCTTGCTTCCTGTCTCAAAGCCTTCCGGGCTGCTGTCGCCCGTGCGCGTAGCGGTGGCGGCCCGCAGATGATTGTTGGTACGCTGCTGCGCCTAGCAGGACACGGGGAGCACGATGACGCATCTTACATCCCCGACAAAGCACGCCAGGGCACCTCGGCTCGTGATTGCCTCGCGGTGGCGGAAAAATTCGCGCTCGACCATGGCTGGATGAACTCCACGGACCTGCGTGAGCTAAACGAGGAAGTGCGCCTCAACGTCGATCAAACCATCTCCAAAGTGTCCAACGAACCCGCGCCTGACCCCTTCAAAGAAAACTGGCAGGCGCTGTCCAGCGCCGATCTCGTGGAGGGCCAGCACGAGGCATGA
- a CDS encoding alpha-ketoacid dehydrogenase subunit beta has translation MSITYLEAIREAQYEALRNDPAVFLYGQDIATFGGAFKATKNLSKEFPNRVFDAPISEDAMVGMAVGAAVEGARPIIEMQFADFSSVGFNQIVNQAATLYWRTNVPCPITIRMPSGGTAGSGPFHSQSMEAIYAHYPGLVIVTPATVEDAYWMLLDSVQLNDPVIYCEHKFLYYHLKADQIGDHELPIGKARIARPGRHATIVTYSAMVHEALRAAEELQLDGYSIEVVDLRSVKPMDTDTILASVARTGRLLALGEAFPWGGVTAEIIARVTTEGFHLLDAPPMRLNSKDTPIPYHPNLWKSHRPTTSTIAGALRRLLRY, from the coding sequence ATGAGCATCACCTACCTCGAAGCCATTCGTGAGGCGCAGTACGAGGCATTGCGCAATGATCCCGCCGTCTTCCTCTACGGCCAGGACATTGCCACCTTCGGCGGTGCGTTCAAGGCCACCAAGAACCTCAGCAAAGAATTCCCCAACCGCGTTTTCGACGCGCCGATCAGCGAGGACGCCATGGTCGGCATGGCCGTCGGTGCCGCCGTGGAGGGAGCACGGCCCATCATCGAGATGCAATTCGCCGACTTCTCCTCCGTCGGCTTCAATCAGATCGTCAATCAGGCCGCCACGCTCTACTGGCGCACCAATGTGCCTTGTCCCATCACCATCCGCATGCCCTCCGGAGGCACGGCGGGCAGCGGGCCGTTTCACAGCCAGTCGATGGAGGCCATCTATGCGCACTATCCTGGTCTGGTCATCGTCACCCCTGCCACCGTCGAGGACGCCTACTGGATGCTGCTCGACAGCGTCCAGCTCAACGACCCCGTCATCTACTGCGAGCACAAGTTCCTCTATTACCATCTCAAGGCCGACCAGATCGGCGATCACGAACTGCCCATCGGCAAAGCACGCATCGCACGCCCCGGACGTCACGCCACCATCGTCACCTACAGCGCCATGGTGCATGAGGCCCTGCGCGCCGCCGAGGAACTCCAGCTCGATGGCTATTCCATCGAAGTCGTCGATCTCCGTTCGGTGAAGCCGATGGACACAGACACCATCCTCGCCTCCGTCGCTCGCACGGGTCGTCTGCTCGCTCTTGGTGAGGCATTCCCTTGGGGCGGCGTCACCGCCGAAATCATCGCCCGCGTCACCACCGAAGGCTTCCATCTGCTCGACGCACCGCCCATGCGCCTGAACTCCAAGGACACGCCGATCCCGTATCATCCGAACCTCTGGAAGTCGCACCGCCCTACCACCTCCACCATCGCCGGCGCGCTCCGCCGTCTGCTCCGGTATTAA